A window from Frischella perrara encodes these proteins:
- the sbcB gene encoding exodeoxyribonuclease I, translating to MKADIEHPNFYFHDYETFGVNPAFDRPAQFAGIRTDYNLNIIDEPTIVYCQPASDYLPSPEAVLITGITPQFALAKGICEAEFARIIHNEFSQPNTCILGYNNIRFDDEVSRNIFYRNFYDPYAYSWKHNNSRWDLLDVVRACYALRPEGIEWPTNDRGYTSFRLEDLTAANHINHQRAHDAMSDVYATIEMAKLIKQHQPKLFNYFFKLRNKKLVINLIDIVNATPLVHVSGMLGSHRGNTTLIAPLAWHPYQNDSVIICDLTGDVDSLINLSAEQIREKLYTKTADLKELESRIPLKLIHCNKCPIIAPTNTLDSKNAKRLDIDLTLCEKNLLKIIQHLDLIQQKIIDIYNQQPSFNKTHDVDGQIYQGFFDNYDKSLCNLIQQTAPDNLSTINIEPHDLRLKMLFFRYKARNYPFSLTEKEQLQWRDYCRDKLNHETLTHYLVELENLAIHYQLQPKKMELLKALYQYCQSIV from the coding sequence ATGAAAGCAGATATTGAACACCCAAATTTTTACTTCCACGATTACGAGACGTTTGGTGTAAATCCGGCTTTTGATCGTCCCGCACAATTCGCAGGTATCAGAACCGATTATAATTTAAATATTATTGACGAACCAACTATCGTTTATTGTCAACCTGCTTCAGATTACTTGCCCTCTCCCGAAGCGGTACTTATTACGGGAATAACCCCTCAATTTGCATTAGCTAAAGGTATTTGTGAAGCCGAATTTGCACGTATAATTCATAATGAATTTAGTCAACCAAATACTTGCATCTTAGGCTATAATAATATTCGATTTGATGATGAAGTATCACGCAATATATTTTATCGTAATTTTTATGACCCTTATGCTTATAGTTGGAAACACAACAATTCAAGATGGGATTTACTTGATGTTGTAAGAGCATGTTATGCGCTGCGCCCAGAAGGAATTGAATGGCCTACAAATGATAGAGGTTATACCAGTTTTCGACTCGAAGACCTTACCGCAGCCAATCACATCAATCATCAACGTGCCCATGATGCGATGTCTGACGTTTATGCTACGATAGAAATGGCAAAACTGATCAAACAACATCAACCAAAATTATTTAATTATTTTTTTAAACTCAGAAATAAAAAACTTGTCATTAACCTAATTGATATCGTAAATGCTACACCATTAGTACACGTGTCAGGTATGCTAGGCTCACACCGTGGCAACACAACCTTAATTGCACCATTAGCTTGGCATCCATATCAAAATGATTCTGTGATTATTTGTGATTTAACGGGGGATGTTGATAGCTTAATCAATCTTAGTGCTGAACAAATTCGTGAAAAACTCTATACAAAAACGGCTGATCTAAAGGAATTAGAATCGCGAATACCTTTAAAACTGATACACTGCAATAAATGTCCAATTATTGCGCCTACTAATACACTTGATTCAAAAAATGCTAAACGTTTAGATATTGATTTGACTTTATGTGAAAAAAACCTATTAAAGATCATCCAACATTTAGATCTCATACAGCAAAAAATTATTGATATATATAATCAACAACCCTCATTCAATAAAACTCATGATGTAGATGGACAAATCTACCAAGGTTTTTTTGATAATTATGACAAATCTTTGTGTAATCTCATTCAACAAACAGCGCCTGATAATTTATCGACTATTAATATAGAACCGCATGATTTACGGTTAAAAATGCTATTTTTTCGTTATAAAGCTCGCAATTATCCATTTTCTTTAACCGAGAAAGAACAGTTGCAATGGCGTGACTATTGCCGGGACAAACTAAATCATGAAACACTGACACATTATTTAGTAGAGCTTGAAAATCTAGCTATACATTATCAATTACAACCTAAAAAAATGGAATTGCTAAAAGCGCTTTATCAATACTGCCAAAGTATTGTTTAG
- the ribB gene encoding 3,4-dihydroxy-2-butanone-4-phosphate synthase, protein MNQQTKNVHKTIYNSFNLSEFGTPIERVEKAIVALKNGSGVLVLDDEDRENEGDVIWAAETITPEQMALTIRHGSGIVCLCMPKAYCDKLELPMMVANNTSKNHTAFTISIEAAKGVTTGVSASDRVTTVKAAVADNAKPSDLNHPGHVFPLVAKEGGVLTRRGHTEASVDLVTLAGYKPAAVICEITNVDGSMARAPQVVAFAKQFNLPVVTIEDLVEYRQQFC, encoded by the coding sequence ATGAATCAGCAAACGAAAAATGTTCATAAAACTATTTATAATAGCTTTAATTTATCTGAATTTGGTACGCCGATTGAGCGCGTTGAGAAAGCAATTGTCGCATTAAAAAATGGCAGTGGCGTACTCGTGTTAGACGATGAAGATCGTGAAAATGAAGGCGATGTGATTTGGGCAGCTGAAACAATCACTCCCGAACAGATGGCATTAACAATTCGTCATGGAAGTGGCATTGTTTGTTTATGTATGCCTAAAGCTTACTGTGATAAATTAGAATTACCTATGATGGTAGCAAATAATACCAGTAAAAACCATACCGCTTTTACCATTAGTATAGAAGCTGCCAAAGGTGTAACAACTGGGGTATCTGCAAGCGATAGGGTAACTACTGTTAAAGCCGCCGTAGCCGATAATGCCAAACCATCTGATCTAAATCATCCTGGACATGTATTTCCTTTGGTTGCTAAAGAGGGGGGAGTGCTAACACGTCGAGGACATACTGAAGCTTCAGTTGATTTAGTTACATTAGCAGGTTACAAACCAGCAGCTGTGATTTGTGAAATAACGAATGTTGATGGTTCCATGGCTAGAGCTCCGCAAGTTGTCGCATTTGCTAAGCAATTTAATTTGCCGGTAGTAACAATTGAAGATCTCGTTGAATACCGTCAACAATTTTGCTAA
- a CDS encoding NCS2 family permease encodes MTIHNLSTKRSFLDRYFAFKENKTTLKTELIASFTTFITMVYIIFVNPKILGDAGMDSQAVFVTTALITGIACMAMGIIAKLPIALAPGMGINAYFAYVLVNSMGLSWQTGMTLVFMAASGLFLLSIFRLRYWMIANIPVSIRIGVSSGCGLMITLIGLHNAHIIVADPDTMVRLGDPTTIPFVLGCLSFLIVAILAQRKWNSSILISFIIVTLIGWVVDPDVVYHGIVSLPPDISGVVGQLNFDNIFEISLLGIIISVMLINLFESSGTLIAVTDKAGLADQYGRYPNQERSLYIDSASSALGSAMGTSAVTAYVESASGIAVGGRTGMMALGVGVLFIASIFLSPLEKMVPLYATTGALIYIGVLMASDLARVKWDDLTEAVPAFVATIMMPFSFTITEGIATGFITFVVMKAGCGKFKDLTACSVIMAMLFLARYIFL; translated from the coding sequence GTGACTATTCATAATTTATCGACAAAACGATCGTTTTTAGATCGTTATTTTGCTTTTAAAGAAAATAAAACTACATTAAAAACTGAACTTATTGCTAGTTTTACTACTTTTATTACCATGGTATATATCATTTTTGTAAATCCCAAAATTTTAGGTGATGCGGGAATGGATTCACAAGCTGTATTTGTTACGACAGCCTTAATTACGGGAATCGCATGTATGGCTATGGGTATTATTGCAAAATTACCGATAGCATTAGCTCCGGGCATGGGAATAAATGCTTATTTTGCTTATGTGCTAGTTAATTCAATGGGTTTATCATGGCAAACAGGAATGACTCTCGTATTTATGGCTGCATCTGGTCTATTTTTACTTTCAATATTCCGTTTGCGTTACTGGATGATTGCTAACATTCCCGTTTCGATTCGTATCGGCGTAAGTAGTGGTTGTGGTTTAATGATTACTTTAATCGGGTTACATAATGCTCACATTATTGTTGCAGATCCGGATACAATGGTTCGTTTGGGTGATCCGACAACTATTCCATTTGTTTTAGGTTGTTTAAGTTTTTTAATTGTAGCAATCCTTGCTCAACGTAAATGGAATTCCTCAATTTTAATATCATTTATTATTGTCACTTTAATAGGTTGGGTGGTTGATCCAGATGTAGTTTACCATGGTATAGTCAGCTTACCGCCTGATATATCGGGTGTTGTCGGTCAACTAAACTTTGACAATATCTTTGAAATTTCACTCCTTGGTATCATTATTTCAGTTATGCTGATTAACCTGTTCGAATCTTCCGGTACTTTAATTGCCGTTACAGATAAGGCAGGATTAGCTGACCAATATGGACGATACCCTAACCAAGAACGTTCACTTTATATTGATAGTGCAAGTTCTGCTTTAGGGTCTGCAATGGGAACCTCTGCTGTAACAGCTTATGTTGAGAGCGCTTCTGGTATTGCTGTTGGTGGTCGTACTGGCATGATGGCATTGGGGGTTGGTGTTTTATTTATTGCCTCAATATTTTTATCTCCCCTAGAGAAAATGGTACCACTATATGCTACTACAGGTGCATTAATCTATATTGGTGTATTGATGGCATCAGATTTAGCTCGCGTTAAATGGGACGACCTCACTGAAGCAGTGCCGGCATTTGTAGCCACAATTATGATGCCATTCAGTTTTACTATCACAGAAGGAATTGCAACTGGTTTTATTACTTTTGTAGTAATGAAAGCGGGTTGTGGCAAATTTAAAGATCTCACCGCTTGTTCGGTGATTATGGCTATGCTGTTTTTAGCTCGTTATATTTTTCTTTAA
- a CDS encoding epoxyqueuosine reductase QueH has product MLINADTILKLHNPHNKINYDTILKSMIESWQSQSVKPKILIHSCCAPCSTYVLEYLAQYAEITIYFANSNIHPRLEYEYRSQVQQKFIKDFNQKTGNNVQFLEAPYKPADFIKEVEHLRNEPEGGARCHICYKMRLDLAAIKAQELGFDYFASALTLSPKKNSQKINELGFEIQELFSVKYLPSDFKKNNGYKRSVEICKEYDVYRQCYCGCIFAAKQQGIDFKVVIDNAKKSLGLNL; this is encoded by the coding sequence ATGTTAATCAATGCCGATACTATTTTAAAACTTCATAACCCTCATAATAAAATCAATTACGATACTATATTAAAATCAATGATTGAATCTTGGCAAAGCCAATCTGTTAAGCCCAAAATTTTGATTCATAGTTGTTGTGCACCTTGTAGCACATATGTGTTAGAGTATTTAGCACAATATGCAGAAATTACAATCTATTTTGCAAATTCAAATATTCATCCTCGCTTGGAATACGAGTATCGTAGTCAAGTTCAGCAAAAATTTATTAAGGACTTCAATCAGAAAACAGGAAATAACGTACAGTTTTTAGAAGCACCTTATAAGCCAGCAGATTTTATTAAGGAAGTTGAACATTTACGTAATGAACCCGAAGGTGGCGCTCGTTGCCATATTTGTTATAAGATGAGATTAGATTTGGCTGCGATTAAAGCGCAGGAATTAGGTTTTGATTATTTCGCGAGTGCTTTAACACTAAGCCCTAAAAAAAATAGTCAAAAAATAAATGAGCTTGGTTTTGAAATTCAAGAGCTCTTTTCGGTTAAGTATTTACCTTCAGATTTCAAAAAAAATAACGGTTATAAGCGTTCTGTTGAAATTTGCAAAGAATATGATGTATATCGACAATGTTATTGTGGTTGTATTTTTGCTGCTAAACAGCAGGGAATTGATTTTAAAGTAGTCATTGATAATGCAAAGAAATCATTAGGATTAAATCTCTAA
- the ade gene encoding adenine deaminase translates to MTEKEQLNELIDMAAGRRKADLLIINCKVIDVYNQLVVDGPLAIGHGKIVGYGYEYQAHKTLDAQGGYVMPGFIDGHVHIESSSLIPSQFARCILPFGTTTIIADPHEIANVCGLDGIRYMLEASRRTPLNVQIMLPSCVPATPFEEAGCVIEAEDLVQLINEPGVRGLGEVMDYPSVIDHAPNMMAKLWMAKNYNRVIDGHSPGVKGKDLIAYVMGGIMTDHECSTPQEMHDRIRLGQYVLLREGSTCKDLLNLIPAITPSNARRCVMCTDDREPSDILSSGHINKSIRLAVENGIDPILAITMATLNAAECFRLQGKGAIAPNFDADLVIVNDLKSFEVKHVFVAGKEIARDGKLLVTWDDYIAENVLNTVNLPDLTVESFTIPLSTEKVNAIGVNPGSVLTSHLQLEVIKDNFGHFDCKLNSGLNKLAVVERHHATGNIGLGILANYGLKNGAIAVTVAHDSHNLVIVGDNDADMLAAAKDVEAMGGGFSLCQNGKIIAHLALPIAGLMSDSSAQQVADQLHHMIKVAKQSFGINPAVHPLMTLVFMTLPVIPELKLTSTGLFDVKSYQPIDLCI, encoded by the coding sequence ATGACGGAAAAAGAACAATTGAATGAATTAATTGATATGGCTGCTGGTCGTAGAAAAGCCGATCTATTAATTATCAACTGTAAGGTAATAGATGTTTATAACCAATTGGTTGTAGACGGACCGCTAGCTATTGGACACGGAAAAATAGTTGGTTATGGCTATGAATATCAAGCGCATAAAACCCTCGACGCACAAGGCGGATATGTAATGCCAGGATTCATTGATGGTCATGTGCATATTGAATCTTCTTCATTAATCCCTTCACAATTTGCGCGTTGTATTTTACCATTTGGTACGACTACAATTATCGCGGATCCACATGAAATTGCCAATGTATGTGGTCTAGATGGCATTCGTTATATGCTTGAAGCATCTAGAAGAACACCATTAAATGTACAAATCATGTTGCCATCTTGTGTGCCGGCTACGCCATTCGAAGAGGCTGGTTGTGTAATAGAAGCAGAAGATCTAGTTCAGTTAATTAATGAACCAGGTGTTAGAGGATTGGGTGAAGTCATGGATTATCCTAGTGTCATTGATCATGCACCCAATATGATGGCTAAATTATGGATGGCAAAAAATTATAACCGTGTAATTGATGGTCATAGTCCCGGAGTAAAAGGCAAGGATCTAATTGCCTATGTTATGGGTGGGATAATGACTGATCATGAATGTAGTACTCCTCAGGAAATGCATGATCGTATACGTTTAGGTCAGTATGTATTATTAAGAGAAGGATCAACGTGTAAAGATCTATTAAATCTTATTCCGGCTATTACACCTTCCAATGCTCGCCGATGTGTGATGTGTACAGATGATAGAGAACCATCAGATATTCTCTCAAGTGGACATATTAATAAGAGCATACGTTTAGCAGTAGAAAACGGTATTGATCCTATTTTAGCGATCACAATGGCAACACTAAATGCAGCTGAATGTTTTCGTTTACAAGGTAAAGGCGCTATTGCACCTAACTTTGATGCAGATTTAGTGATAGTAAATGATCTTAAATCTTTTGAAGTCAAACATGTGTTTGTTGCAGGTAAAGAAATCGCTCGCGACGGCAAATTACTTGTTACATGGGATGACTATATAGCTGAAAATGTGCTTAATACTGTCAATTTACCTGATCTAACAGTAGAGAGTTTTACCATACCGTTAAGCACTGAAAAAGTTAATGCAATTGGTGTTAACCCCGGTAGTGTTTTAACGAGTCATTTACAACTTGAAGTAATTAAAGATAATTTTGGTCATTTTGATTGTAAATTAAATTCAGGATTGAACAAATTAGCCGTAGTTGAAAGACATCATGCTACTGGAAACATCGGGTTAGGAATTTTAGCTAATTATGGATTAAAAAACGGCGCTATTGCTGTCACGGTGGCGCATGATTCTCACAATTTGGTGATAGTTGGCGACAATGATGCTGACATGCTTGCAGCTGCAAAAGATGTAGAAGCAATGGGAGGCGGTTTCTCATTATGTCAAAATGGTAAAATTATAGCCCATTTAGCTTTACCAATTGCTGGTTTAATGTCGGATTCATCAGCACAGCAAGTTGCTGATCAATTACACCATATGATAAAAGTCGCTAAACAATCCTTTGGTATTAATCCCGCCGTACATCCTTTGATGACTTTAGTCTTTATGACTTTACCGGTAATTCCTGAATTAAAATTAACTTCAACTGGTTTATTTGATGTAAAAAGCTATCAACCTATAGATTTATGCATTTAA
- the ruvX gene encoding Holliday junction resolvase RuvX: MSTVIAFDFGTSSIGAAIGQDITKTARPLCAFKARDGKPNWQEIEKVLKEWKPDYLVVGLPLNMDGTEQELTQRARKFANRLHGRFGFQVQLQDERLSTVEAKSQLFANGGFRALKKSRVDASSAVIILESWFNNIVK, translated from the coding sequence ATGTCTACAGTAATCGCATTTGACTTTGGCACCTCTAGCATCGGTGCAGCGATAGGTCAAGATATTACTAAAACGGCTAGACCATTATGCGCTTTTAAAGCGCGAGATGGTAAACCTAACTGGCAAGAAATTGAAAAAGTTCTTAAAGAATGGAAACCCGATTATTTAGTAGTCGGTTTACCACTTAATATGGATGGTACTGAACAAGAACTTACCCAAAGAGCTAGGAAATTTGCTAATCGTCTACATGGTCGTTTTGGTTTTCAAGTACAACTGCAAGATGAACGCCTTTCAACAGTAGAAGCAAAATCTCAATTATTTGCTAATGGTGGTTTTCGAGCCTTGAAAAAAAGTAGAGTCGATGCCAGCTCTGCAGTCATTATTTTAGAAAGTTGGTTCAATAACATTGTCAAATAG
- a CDS encoding adenine deaminase C-terminal domain-containing protein, giving the protein MYKESICEMIDAGAAKIPADLIIINGQLVNVNSCEIYSADVAIYKSRIVAIGDVSGYIAAQTKTIDAKGKYIVPGLIDGHLHIECSKLSMTSFAKAVLPHGTTSIISGLDQYIVTAGLDGIREILHEIDKTPLKVFWGLPFLTPYTLPQSHVGFNVTAKTHAEVQKWPEVFGVWETVSEFIENQHSDVMKAIEYARLHRLPIFGCAPMTRGHKLNSILCAGVRLDHESYDHEEMMEKIRKGMNVLIRESSISHFLEENIKVITHLNPQLSRRVSFCTDDVIASDIVTNGHMDKLIRMAIANGVDPLTAIQMGTINSAEAYRIDHLVGSVSPGRFADILLVEDLIKFEIDTVIAKGKLVVENKQTVFDFVPPKRSDVLLQSMKLKKVDANDLKVKTDDKQSKVKVLSLDVDFDIPFVRRGRHVELSVENGVVQADIDNDVIYATVVERFGKTKGIPKVGFCSGWKLKSGAMASSCAPDDNNVVCIGTNPEDMAIAINHLAQEGGGQVIVDKGQVIGFLPLPICGIVSDLDPHVMAEEEEKLLQIARQLGCDLPDPLFYMCCLQITAIPDYAITDLGVIDFHEQAVMDPVFKCGCTHGKLQPICHK; this is encoded by the coding sequence ATGTATAAAGAGTCTATTTGTGAAATGATCGATGCTGGGGCGGCTAAAATCCCTGCTGATTTGATTATTATTAACGGCCAATTGGTCAACGTAAATTCCTGTGAAATCTATTCTGCTGATGTCGCAATATATAAATCACGCATTGTTGCAATAGGCGATGTTTCAGGGTATATAGCTGCACAAACTAAAACAATCGATGCTAAAGGTAAATATATCGTTCCTGGGTTAATTGACGGTCATCTTCATATTGAATGTAGCAAGTTATCCATGACAAGTTTTGCCAAAGCGGTTTTACCTCACGGTACTACCAGTATTATATCTGGATTAGATCAATATATTGTGACAGCAGGGCTTGACGGCATCAGAGAGATTCTACATGAAATAGATAAAACACCATTAAAAGTATTTTGGGGATTACCATTTTTAACACCTTATACACTCCCTCAAAGTCATGTTGGATTTAATGTTACAGCCAAAACTCACGCAGAAGTTCAAAAGTGGCCTGAAGTATTTGGTGTCTGGGAAACTGTTAGCGAATTTATTGAAAATCAGCATAGCGATGTCATGAAAGCCATTGAGTATGCACGATTACATCGCTTACCAATTTTCGGTTGTGCTCCAATGACACGCGGTCATAAACTTAACTCAATTCTTTGTGCCGGTGTAAGACTTGATCATGAAAGTTATGACCATGAAGAGATGATGGAAAAGATCAGAAAGGGTATGAATGTACTTATTCGTGAATCATCTATCTCTCACTTTTTAGAAGAAAATATTAAAGTAATTACACATCTCAATCCTCAATTATCTCGTCGTGTGAGTTTTTGTACTGATGACGTAATTGCTTCCGATATAGTTACCAATGGGCATATGGATAAACTCATTCGTATGGCAATTGCTAATGGTGTCGATCCTCTTACAGCTATTCAAATGGGAACCATCAATTCTGCTGAAGCATACCGAATTGATCATTTAGTTGGCTCCGTTTCTCCAGGTCGTTTTGCGGATATTTTATTAGTTGAGGATTTAATTAAATTTGAGATTGATACTGTTATTGCAAAAGGCAAATTAGTCGTTGAAAATAAACAAACCGTATTTGATTTTGTTCCTCCAAAACGCAGCGATGTACTATTGCAAAGTATGAAATTGAAGAAGGTTGATGCTAATGATCTTAAAGTTAAGACAGATGATAAACAATCAAAAGTAAAAGTGTTGTCTTTGGATGTTGACTTTGATATTCCATTTGTTCGTCGTGGACGTCATGTTGAACTATCGGTGGAAAATGGCGTAGTTCAAGCAGATATTGATAACGATGTTATATATGCTACTGTAGTTGAACGTTTTGGTAAAACCAAGGGTATTCCTAAAGTTGGTTTCTGTTCAGGATGGAAATTAAAATCAGGTGCAATGGCAAGTTCTTGTGCTCCAGACGACAATAATGTGGTATGTATTGGAACTAATCCTGAAGATATGGCAATCGCTATTAATCATTTAGCTCAGGAAGGCGGTGGTCAAGTTATTGTTGACAAAGGTCAAGTTATTGGTTTCTTACCTCTACCTATTTGCGGTATTGTTTCTGATCTCGATCCTCATGTTATGGCTGAAGAAGAAGAAAAGTTATTGCAAATAGCTCGACAACTGGGTTGTGATCTTCCAGATCCACTATTCTATATGTGTTGCTTACAAATTACTGCTATTCCTGATTATGCTATTACTGATTTAGGCGTTATAGATTTTCATGAACAAGCCGTCATGGATCCTGTATTTAAATGCGGATGCACACATGGTAAATTACAGCCAATTTGCCATAAATAA